A region from the Algoriphagus machipongonensis genome encodes:
- a CDS encoding alpha/beta hydrolase, producing the protein MLRKIFLGIFAAAIVMAILYMVGPKLDKEQLVIQYPEIPTRMSELETYVNQREDSVNGLKPGNEAYIVWADSSNKRKTPYSIVYIHGFGASPMEGDPVHRFLAEHFGANLYVTRLPEHGIKRPNAFEYLTPQVLANAAGEAYQIGKALGDSVVVVGTSMGGALTLLLASQQPDIKSVVVYSPAIRDQGNKLESLFVPWGKKIMEWFLTDNKVMHTQREGEKAKYWSEEYHMHAHESLAVLLYGMMNEKTFKKINQPLFLGYYYKDEKEQDPVVSVAEMLKMYDQISTPDAMKRKVAFPESGDHVIASSITSNDWEGVLFSTIDFLENVANIPSKEEYSQKVKELNELNEAIPTMN; encoded by the coding sequence ATGTTACGTAAAATATTCCTTGGGATTTTCGCTGCAGCCATCGTTATGGCCATACTCTATATGGTAGGTCCCAAGTTGGATAAGGAGCAATTAGTTATCCAATACCCTGAAATCCCAACTAGGATGTCAGAACTTGAAACTTACGTAAACCAAAGAGAAGACAGCGTAAATGGCTTAAAACCAGGAAATGAAGCATATATCGTCTGGGCAGATAGTTCAAACAAGAGAAAAACTCCTTATTCAATCGTCTATATTCATGGATTCGGAGCTAGCCCCATGGAAGGTGATCCGGTTCATAGATTCCTTGCCGAGCATTTTGGCGCTAATCTATATGTCACAAGACTACCCGAACATGGAATAAAAAGGCCGAACGCCTTCGAATACCTAACTCCACAAGTTTTAGCAAATGCCGCTGGTGAAGCTTATCAAATTGGCAAAGCTCTAGGAGATTCAGTCGTGGTGGTTGGAACTTCTATGGGAGGAGCTTTAACATTACTACTAGCAAGTCAACAACCTGATATTAAGTCCGTTGTTGTTTATTCTCCGGCAATCAGAGATCAGGGAAATAAACTGGAATCCTTATTTGTCCCTTGGGGTAAAAAAATTATGGAATGGTTTCTCACCGACAATAAAGTAATGCATACTCAAAGAGAAGGAGAAAAAGCAAAATATTGGTCAGAAGAATATCATATGCACGCCCATGAAAGCTTAGCGGTTTTGTTGTATGGAATGATGAATGAAAAAACTTTCAAAAAAATAAATCAGCCATTATTTCTAGGCTACTATTACAAAGATGAAAAGGAACAGGATCCTGTGGTAAGCGTAGCAGAAATGCTGAAAATGTACGATCAAATCAGTACACCCGATGCTATGAAAAGAAAGGTTGCTTTCCCAGAATCAGGAGATCATGTCATTGCTAGTTCTATTACCTCAAATGATTGGGAAGGTGTATTATTTAGTACGATAGACTTCCTCGAAAATGTGGCAAATATTCCATCTAAAGAGGAATATAGCCAAAAAGTAAAGGAATTGAATGAGTTAAATGAGGCTATTCCTACTATGAATTAG